One Manihot esculenta cultivar AM560-2 chromosome 6, M.esculenta_v8, whole genome shotgun sequence DNA segment encodes these proteins:
- the LOC110617543 gene encoding tetraspanin-8, which produces MFRLSNNLVGILNFLTFLFSIPILGGGIWLRNHGNSECEKFLATPVIVIGVFLMLVSLAGLIGACCRVSLLLWVYLFVMFLLIVLLFCFTIFAFVVTNKGAGQVVSGKGYKEYRLGDYSNWLQKRVNNTKNWNKIKSCLIDGKVCSDFNEKYLNDTVNKLYTEHLSAIQSGCCKPADDCGFEYVGPINWTPSNTTTSPNPDCAAWSNNPDSLCFNCNSCKAGLLDNIKRDWKKVAVVNIIFLIFLIVVYSVGCCAFRNNRRDNAYYSGWKHP; this is translated from the exons ATGTTTCGTCTGAGCAATAATTTGGTTGGAATACTTAACTTCCTTACCTTCCTCTTTTCCATCCCGATCCTTGGCGGGGGGATCTGGCTCCGAAACCATGGTAACTCTGAATGCGAGAAGTTTCTCGCCACTCCTGTGATCGTCATCGGTGTTTTCCTGATGTTGGTTTCTTTGGCGGGTCTCATCGGCGCGTGCTGCCGTGTGTCGTTGTTACTCTGGGTGTATCTCTTTGTCATGTTCCTTCTGATTGTGTTGCTATTTTGTTTCACGATATTTGCTTTTGTAGTTACCAACAAAGGGGCTGGACAGGTAGTGTCTGGCAAGGGATACAAGGAGTATAGGTTGGGAGATTACTCAAACTGGTTGCAGAAGCGAGTAAATAATACTAAGAATTGGAACAAGATTAAGAGTTGTTTGATTGATGGGAAAGTTTGCTCTGATTTTAACGAGAAATATCTGAACGATACTGTGAACAAGCTTTATACCGAACACTTATCTGCTATTCAG TCTGGATGCTGTAAGCCAGCAGATGATTGTGGATTTGAGTATGTAGGTCCAATCAATTGGACCCCATCAAACACTACAACTTCCCCAAATCCAGACTGTGCTGCATGGAGCAATAATCCTGATAGTCTATGCTTTAACTGCAATTCATGCAAGGCTGGACTGCTAGACAACATTAAGAGAGACTGGAAAAAGGTTGCTGTTGTGAACATCATATTCCTTATTTTCCTCATCGTTGTCTACTCTGTTGGATGCTGCGCTTTCAGGAACAACAGAAGGGATAATGCTTATTATTCTGGATGGAAGCACCCTTAG